The following are from one region of the Salvia hispanica cultivar TCC Black 2014 chromosome 1, UniMelb_Shisp_WGS_1.0, whole genome shotgun sequence genome:
- the LOC125213067 gene encoding glycolipid transfer protein 1-like, with the protein MEGTVFRPALEGMQHVKSEDGIMLTKPFLDVCKLILPVIEKFGAAMAIVKSDIGGNITRLENKYLSDPTKYIHLYTMVQEEVDAKTAKGSSSCTNGLLWLTRAMDFLVELFRNLIHHQDWSMSQACSDAYAKTLKKWHGWLASSSFSLAMKLAPDRKKFLDVVAGDGDANSDIEKFCTTFSPFLEENHKFLASVGLDDLKAS; encoded by the exons ATGGAGGGCACGGTGTTCAGACCTGCATTGGAAGGAATGCAGCATGTTAAGTCGGAAGATGGAATAATGCTAACCAAGCCATTCTTGGATGTATGCAAGCTTATTTTACCTGTGATCG AAAAATTTGGAGCTGCTATGGCAATTGTCAAATCTGACATCGGAGGCAATATAACT AGACTAGAGAACAAATATTTGTCAGATCCAACAAAGTATATCCATCTATACACTATGGTACAAGAAGAAGTTGATGCTAAGACTGCTAAAGGCTCATCTAGTTGCACCAATGGCCTCCTGTGGTTGACAAG GGCAATGGATTTCTTGGTAGAGTTATTTCGGAATTTAATTCATCATCAAGACTGGTCTATGTCTCAAGCATGTAGTGATGCCTATGCGAAGACCCTGAAAAAGTGGCATGGTTGGCTGGCTAGTTCAAGTTTTTCT CTTGCTATGAAGCTCGCTCCTGATAGGAAAAAGTTTTTGGACGTTGTTGCTGGAGATGGTGATGCTAATAGTGATATTGAGAAATTTTGCACCACTTTCTCACCATTTCTTGAGGAGAACCACAAATTCTTG GCTAGCGTTGGCTTGGATGATCTAAAGGCATCTTAG
- the LOC125214038 gene encoding rab GTPase-activating protein 22-like isoform X1, translating to MFFKSSSEELGSYYPVRAECAGDVPKTRFKARVGKTLSPRRWNAAFTVDGHLDIAAILRRIQRGGIHPTIKGVVWEFLLGCFDPNSTFDERNDIRRQRRGQYDALKAVCQKMVPTVGSGKFITTPVVTDDGQPVPDPQNNTYAITNSGQLDQREIQWMLSLSQIGLDVVRTDRTLVFYENEANQAKLWDILAVYAWMDKDIGYVQGMNDICSPMVILIEHEADAFWCFERAMRRLRENFRCTSSAMGVQSQLGTLSQIVNTIDPKLHRHLEELDGGEYLFAIRMLMVLFRREFSFVDAMYLWEVMWAMEYNPNIFTLYEESRDASSSRSQGEGKVKHKKMLKQYGKFERKNLETGWTDQRGALAVFLVASVLQKKNKRLLREAQGMDDVVQILGEITGNLDAKKALKEALSVHKKYLSKSKKS from the exons ATGTTTTTCAAGTCGTCCTCTGAGGAGTTGGGTTCATATTATCCTGTGAGAGCTGAATGTGCAGGTGATGTTCCCAAGACCCGGTTTAAAGCGAGG GTTGGTAAAACTTTAAGCCCAAGAAGATGGAATGCGGCATTTACCGTGGATGGCCATTTGGATATAGCTGCCATTCTTAGAAGAATCCAAAGAGGG GGGATTCATCCTACCATTAAAGGGGTAGTCTGGGAGTTCTTGTTAGGTTGTTTTGATCCCAACAGTACATTTGATGAAAGAAATGATATCAGGCGACAAAGAAG GGGACAGTATGATGCACTGAAAGCTGTATGTCAAAAGATGGTACCTACTGTTGGCAGTGGAAAGTTCATCACAACGCCTGTAGTTACTGATGATGGCCAACCAGTACCAGATCCTCAAAACAATACTTATGCCATCACAAATTCTGGTCAATTAGACCAAAGGGAGATTCAATGGATGCTAAGCCTATCCCAAATTG GTTTGGATGTCGTACGGACTGATCGCACGCTTGTATTCTATGAGAATGAAGCTAATCAGGCAAAGCTTTGGGATATTCTAGCTGTCTATGCTTGGATGGACAAAGATATTGGGTATGTTCAAG GAATGAATGATATATGCTCTCCCATGGTTATTCTTATCGAACATGAAGCAGATGCCTTCTGGTGCTTTGAGCGAGCAATGCGTAGGCTT aGGGAAAACTTCAGGTGTACGTCGAGTGCTATGGGTGTTCAATCTCAACTGGGAACCCTTTCACAAATTGTTAATACTATTGACCCAAAACTCCATCGGCACCTTG AGGAGCTGGATGGCGGGGAATATTTATTTGCTATTCGTATGCTGATGGTTCTGTTTCGAAGAGAGTTTTCGTTTGTGGATGCAATGTATCTCTGGGAG GTCATGTGGGCGATGGAGTACAATCCAAATATCTTTACATTATATGAGGAATCAAGGGATGCATCTTCTTCCCGTAGTCAAGGTGAAGGTAAAGTGAAGCATAAGAAGATGCTCAAGCAGTACGGgaaatttgagagaaaaaatttagaaactgGATGGACAGACCAGAGAGGTGCTCTCGCGGTGTTCCTTGTTGCTAGTGTACTTCAGAAGAAGAATAAGAGACTCTTACGAGAGGCTCAAGGCATGGATGATGTCGTTCAG ATCTTGGGCGAAATCACTGGAAATTTGGACGCGAAAAAAGCATTAAAAGAGGCATTGAGCGTTCATAAGAAGTATTTAAGCAAG TCGAAAAAGTCGTGA
- the LOC125214038 gene encoding rab GTPase-activating protein 22-like isoform X2: protein MFFKSSSEELGSYYPVRAECAGDVPKTRFKARVGKTLSPRRWNAAFTVDGHLDIAAILRRIQRGGIHPTIKGVVWEFLLGCFDPNSTFDERNDIRRQRRGQYDALKAVCQKMVPTVGSGKFITTPVVTDDGQPVPDPQNNTYAITNSGQLDQREIQWMLSLSQIGTDRTLVFYENEANQAKLWDILAVYAWMDKDIGYVQGMNDICSPMVILIEHEADAFWCFERAMRRLRENFRCTSSAMGVQSQLGTLSQIVNTIDPKLHRHLEELDGGEYLFAIRMLMVLFRREFSFVDAMYLWEVMWAMEYNPNIFTLYEESRDASSSRSQGEGKVKHKKMLKQYGKFERKNLETGWTDQRGALAVFLVASVLQKKNKRLLREAQGMDDVVQILGEITGNLDAKKALKEALSVHKKYLSKSKKS from the exons ATGTTTTTCAAGTCGTCCTCTGAGGAGTTGGGTTCATATTATCCTGTGAGAGCTGAATGTGCAGGTGATGTTCCCAAGACCCGGTTTAAAGCGAGG GTTGGTAAAACTTTAAGCCCAAGAAGATGGAATGCGGCATTTACCGTGGATGGCCATTTGGATATAGCTGCCATTCTTAGAAGAATCCAAAGAGGG GGGATTCATCCTACCATTAAAGGGGTAGTCTGGGAGTTCTTGTTAGGTTGTTTTGATCCCAACAGTACATTTGATGAAAGAAATGATATCAGGCGACAAAGAAG GGGACAGTATGATGCACTGAAAGCTGTATGTCAAAAGATGGTACCTACTGTTGGCAGTGGAAAGTTCATCACAACGCCTGTAGTTACTGATGATGGCCAACCAGTACCAGATCCTCAAAACAATACTTATGCCATCACAAATTCTGGTCAATTAGACCAAAGGGAGATTCAATGGATGCTAAGCCTATCCCAAATTG GGACTGATCGCACGCTTGTATTCTATGAGAATGAAGCTAATCAGGCAAAGCTTTGGGATATTCTAGCTGTCTATGCTTGGATGGACAAAGATATTGGGTATGTTCAAG GAATGAATGATATATGCTCTCCCATGGTTATTCTTATCGAACATGAAGCAGATGCCTTCTGGTGCTTTGAGCGAGCAATGCGTAGGCTT aGGGAAAACTTCAGGTGTACGTCGAGTGCTATGGGTGTTCAATCTCAACTGGGAACCCTTTCACAAATTGTTAATACTATTGACCCAAAACTCCATCGGCACCTTG AGGAGCTGGATGGCGGGGAATATTTATTTGCTATTCGTATGCTGATGGTTCTGTTTCGAAGAGAGTTTTCGTTTGTGGATGCAATGTATCTCTGGGAG GTCATGTGGGCGATGGAGTACAATCCAAATATCTTTACATTATATGAGGAATCAAGGGATGCATCTTCTTCCCGTAGTCAAGGTGAAGGTAAAGTGAAGCATAAGAAGATGCTCAAGCAGTACGGgaaatttgagagaaaaaatttagaaactgGATGGACAGACCAGAGAGGTGCTCTCGCGGTGTTCCTTGTTGCTAGTGTACTTCAGAAGAAGAATAAGAGACTCTTACGAGAGGCTCAAGGCATGGATGATGTCGTTCAG ATCTTGGGCGAAATCACTGGAAATTTGGACGCGAAAAAAGCATTAAAAGAGGCATTGAGCGTTCATAAGAAGTATTTAAGCAAG TCGAAAAAGTCGTGA